The following DNA comes from Kaistia sp. 32K.
AGCAGCCGTCCCGGCCCGATGGCGATCGCCCAGACCCCGAGTGCCGCCAGCGCCAGGAAGGTGGCCGGGTGGAACTTGGAGAGGGCCGAGCCGCCGGGCGATCCATAGGGGATGCCGGCGGCATCCAGCACCTTGGAGGACACGAAGAAGAGCACGATCAGGCAGAGCACGGTCAGCGCGCTGGCGAGGCCGACCGGTCGCTCGATGGTGATCGGCCGGGATGCCGGTGCGGCCTGGGACAGGCTCATGGCGCGATCCCGTCGGCGCGGCCGGCATCCGCCGTCGCCAGGCGCGCGCGCGGGGCCGGCCGGCTGATGCCGAGGAACAGCAGCGCGGTCCAGCGCCAGCGGATCAGGAGCTGGTGCAGACCGATCGGCAGCAGCAGGCCGGCGGCCAGCGCGGTGATGAAGAAGATGCCGCTGGAGGCGCCGGGAAAGGCGATGCCGAACGCTTTGCGCAGCGCCGCCGTGAAGAACACGTGGAAGAGATAGATCGTATAGGAATAGGCGCCGATGCGTTCGAGCGGCCGCCACTCCAGCCGCGTCAGGAACAGGAACAGGCAGGCGCTGACGCCGAACAGCAGGCCGAGCGCCGATTGCCGGGCGAAATTGAGCTGGTTGAGGCCCTCATACTGCGCGAGGTCGAGCGCGAACATGAGCGCGACCAGCAGCCCCAACCCGATCACCAGCGGCTGCCGGCGCGACGGCACGGCGCGGATCCGCTGCTCGGCCGACCAGACGCGCAGCAACTGGCCGAGCAGGAAATAGGGCAGCAGGTAGATCGCCGAGCTGATGGCGAAGACATCCGGATCGAATACCGGAGCGGCGATGAAAAGGGCGCAGGCGAGCGGGAACAGCGCGGTCATAAAGCCGCGCGCGCGATCGCCGGCCAGATGACAGCCGACGAGGATGCCGATCATGATCAGAAGCGTCGCCTGCAGGTACCAGTAATGCTGGTAGGGCAGGACGTAGATCTGCCAGATCGGCTCGTCGAAGCCGTCGTTGATCAGGCCGAAGCAGAGATAGAACAGCGTCGAGACGACGACGAGCGGGATGCCGAGGCGGCGAAACTTCTTGGTGATGGCGACGCCGAGCCCGGCGCGATCGGCGACGATGGCGGAGAAGACGTAGCCGGACAGGAACGAGAACAGCGGCATGCGGACATGGATGAACAGCTCCGTGAAGAGACGCCAATTGTCATGCGCGGTGATGTGCATGCCATGCGCGGGATCATTGCCGATGACGTGGTAGGCGACCAGCAGAATGCAGGCCAGCCCGCGCAGCGTCTCGATATGCCTGTCTCTCCGCTGCGGACCCGTCGCCATGCCGTTCAACTCGCCAGGTTGCACACGACGAGCGCATGCGCGCGGGAGCTATAGAGCCATTTGAACGGCCGCGGGCCAGATTCTGGCCGTAGCGTTAACCGATTCGACCGGGGGTGGGGCAAGGCTAGATATTCCAGGTATCTGTCGAGGATTCCACCGTGATACTGAGGGATTAACGGAGGATATCTTTCCGGAAGCGCTTGCTGCCGTCGCTAGATTTGGTCCGGCTAAATGATGATTATCGTTTACATATCCTTAATCCGGAAAACTCCATAGTTCGGTTGTCGGGTGGGCGGACCGGCAACTCTCTAACCATGCGCATCACGATCTCGTCCGTGGAAGACAATGGCGGCCAGAGCCAATTTCTCGATCACGCGACCATCGGAAACGGCGGGCGAGCGTGGCGCAGCGTTCGATCCTGCTTCGGACCAGATCGATCTCTCCGCCCTGTTCGCGCTGCTGCGCCGGCAATGGCTCCTGATCCTGCTGACGCTCGCGCTGTTCCTCGGCGCGGCCTTCGCCTATGTCACCTTCGCCGACAAGGTGTTTCAGGCGACGACGCGCGTCCTGCTCGATCCCCGCGACAAACAGCTGGTCGGGCCGGAAGTGGTCCGGCCGACGCAGGGCATCGATCTCCCCTGGATCGAGACGCAGGTCGACCTCGTCACCGCCTCGGCGACGCTGCGCAAGGTCGTCGACAGTGAAAACCTGATCAACGATCCCGAATTCGGCGGGCGCGGCGAGGCGTCTGACATCGACGCCGTGTTGCTGTCCCTGGCCCGGCACGTCCGGGCCGAGCGGGCTGCCGATACCTATGTCATCGACGTGATCGTCTCGTCGACCTCGGCGGAGAAGGCGGCGCGGCTGTCGAACGCGGTCGCCGAGGCCTTCATCGTCAGCCAGACCGAGGCGAAGCAGAACGCGGCGCGGCAGGCCAACCTGCTGATCGCCCGCCAGGTCAGCGATCTGCAGGCGAAGTCCCGCGACGCCGACGAGCGGCTTGAGGCCTATCGCAAGAAGCACGGCTTCGTGCAGGTCGACGGGCGCCCCGTCGACGAGCAGACGCTTCGGCAGCTGAACGAGGCCAATGTCACGGCGCGTCTGCGCGCGGACGAAGCCTCGGCGCGGCTGGCGCAGCTCGATGCGATCGCCCGGACCAGCGGCGGCGATCTCGCCTCCGCCCTGTCGACGATCGATTCTCCCGTCCTCGCCCGGCTGAAGCTCGACTATGCCGCCGCGTTGCGCCAGCAGACCGAACTCGGCGAGACGCTCGGCGCCCGGCATCCGCGCATGCAGACGGTCGGGGCCGACGTCGCGCGCAGCCGCAGCCTGATCGCGCAGGAGCTGGACGCGCTCGCCGCCAAGGCGCGCGTCGATGCCGATCTCGCCAAGTCGCAGGTCGCGAGTACCGCGACGGCGCTGGCGGCGGCGACGGTCAAGGCCAACGACACCAGCGATGCCAGCGTCGCGCTGCGCGAGCTCGAGGGCGAGGCGGCGATCCTCCGCGACGCCTATCGCGCCTTCGTCGCCCGCGCGCAGGAGACGGGCCTGCAGGAGAACCTGCAGGTCTCCGACGCCCGTGTCATCAGCCCCGCCCAGATCCCGCTCTATCCGTCCTCGCCGAAGAAGAAGATCATCCTCGGCCTCGCCGGCATTGGCGGGCTCGGGCTCGGCATCGCGCTGGCGCTCTATCGCGGCCGGCCCCGCCTGCAAGCCCCGCGGCCGGCCCGGGCCGAGCCGGCCTTGGGACCCGCCATTCCCGCCGTCGTCGCGATCGAGCCTCCCATCGACGTCCCAGCGGCCCCCGTCGCCACAACAATCCTCGCCGAGATCCAGGTGCCGAAAGCGCTGCTGGACAGCGCCACACTGACCGAGGCGACGCTCGGCGAACGGATGAACGAGGTCGCCCGCGATGCGGCGGAAACATTCCGGATGCTGGCCGGAAAGCTCACCTCGCCCGCCGATACTGAAGGCCCCGCCGTCCACGTCCTGTTCGGCACCGCCGCCAGCGGCGTGATCGCGACTATTGCCTGCGGCCTCGCCCGCGCCGTGGCGGAGCCGGCGGCCGAGACCCTGCTGATCGATGCCAATGGCGGTTCGATCACCACCGGAATGGCGCTGATCGGCGAAGACGCGCCGGGCATCCTCGACGCGGCGTTGAGCGATACCGATCCGGAGGCGATCGGCACAAGGCTTCAGCTCGCCTCGATCGTGCTGCTGCCGGCGGCGAGCGCCGGGCGCCGCGACGAGCTCGGGGAGCATGGCGACCGCGTGGTCGAAACCATCCGGGACGTCGCCGACGGCTTCGAGCGGGTGATCGTCGACCTCGGTCCATCCTGCCCGCCGGCTCTTTTCAACGCCCTGGTGGCGATCGCCGACGACGTCGTCATGGTGGTCGACGCCGAGGAGGCCGGGACGGCGGCGATCCTCACCGCCTATGCCGATCTCCGTGAACTCGTGCCGGAGCTTCGGGGCATGGTGACCGTCCGCGCGACGTCTTCCCCGCAGGAGCCGAGCCAGGAGCCGTCCCGGGAACTTACCCAAGCGCCGCTTGAGCTGACCTGACCATGGCGCGCGATCCCGTGCTCTTTGTCGATGAAAGCCATCTCGGCCGCCATGTGACGGGGCTGGAGCGGATCACGCTCGAGCTGTTCTCGGCCGAGGCGCTGGCGCCGCTGCCGGTCGAGGCGGTACGCGCCTCCGGCCTTCGCGGGATGATCACGGCGCAGACGATGCGGCTGCCGTCGCGTCTCCTCGCCAATCGCCGCGCGCTGGCGCTCTGCCCTGGCTTTCCGCCGTCGATCCCGCTGACGCTGTTCGGCGACCGGGTCGTGCCCTACATCCACGACACCTTCCTGCTGACCCGGCCGCAGGACCTGAATTGGCGCGCCCGCCGCTACATGGTGCCGGCCTTCGCCTTCGCGTTGAAACGGCTGCGCTGGCTGCTGGTCAATTCCGAGACGACGCGGGCCGAGCTCGCGGCCTTCGCCCGTCCCGACGCGGAGATCTCGCTTTATCGGCCGCGCGTCCGCGATGTCTTCGGCATCGCCGGGCAGGCGGCCCGTCCGCGCCACTGGGCGCCGGGCGAGACGCTGCGGCTGATCGCGATCGGTACGGTCGAGCCACGCAAGAACCTCCGCGCCGCCGCGGCCATCGTCGGCGCGCTGCGCGAGAGCGGCCTCGACGCGCATCTCGATATCGTCGGCCGCCTCGGCTGGGGCGACGAGGCGGAGGCGCTCCGAGAGTTCCCGCATGTGACGCTGCACGGCTACCAGGAAGCGGATTATGTCCGCGAGCGGATCGCCGCCGCCCATGCGCTGATCACCACCTCGCATGACGAGGGCCTCGGCCTGACGCCGCTGGAAGCGCAGCATGGCGGGCTTGGCGCTATCGCGACCGACATCAAGGTGTTTCGCGAGGCACTCGGTCCTTCGGGCTGGATGATCGATCCGGCCAACCCGGCGGCGAGCGCCGCCGCCATCCGCGCGCGGCTCGAGCAGCCCGATGCGCTCGCCGGCATGGCGGCGCTGGCGAAGCGCAATCTGGAGCGCTGGAACGAAGCCGCCGATCGCGATCGCGCCGCGCTGCTCGAACGGCTCGGCGCCCGGCTCGCCGCGCTGCGCTAGGTCATTCCTTCGTCGCTGCGCCAAACGCCGCGACCATCGCGTCGAAGGCGGGCTTCGGCCGGAATTGTTCGTCGAAGGGCAGGGGACGCGGCAGGCGGGCGGCGTCCGGATCGAGCTCCCGCGCCGCGTGATCGTACCAGCTCGCGGAATCCGCCAATTGCCAGGTGATCACCGTCGTCACCGCCGGCACGGCGAGAACCGCGCCGAGAAAATCGCGATAGCGGGCGGCGACGGCGGCGTCGCGCTCCGGGATATCGTCGGCAAAGCTGCTGTCGTCGACGTCGAGTTCGGTGATCCAGATCTCGACCTTGCGCTCGGCGATCTCGTGCAGGAAATCCGCGAAGCCGGCGTCGTCGAAGGGCCGGCCGGGCTGCAGATGGCCCTGCAGGCCGACGGCGTCGAGCCGGACGCCCGCGTCCTGCAGCGTGTCGATCAGACGGAGCAGGGCTTTGCGAATTCGCGCCCCGTCCTCGGTCCAGGCCTCGGTCATCGCCTCGTTGAGCACGAGCCTGGCCTTGGGATCGGCCGCCTGCGCCCGCTTGAAGGCGCGCTCGACATAGCCGGGGCCGAAGGCCTGCAGCCACGGCCCGTCGCGAAAATCGCCCGGCCGGCCGTGGCCCGGCCAGAACGGCTCGTTGACGACGTTCCAGGACGGCAGCCTGCCGGCGAAATGGCCGACCGTCTCGTCGATATGGCGGTCGAGCGCCTTCCGCTTCTCCGCCTTCGAGAGCTTCATCAGCCAGTCGGGGCGGCTTTCGTTCCAGGCGAGCGCATGGCCGTGCACGGGAACGCCGGTCGTCGCCGCGAAGGCGAGGATCGCCTCGGCGCCGTTCGGGCGGAATTGGTCCGCCTGCGGCCGCAGATAGGCGAACATCAAGGCCCAGTCGACGGTGAAGAGCCGCGCCTCGCGGCGATAGAGCGCCGCCTGGGCCGGGTTCAGCAGCGTATCGGCGGCGATAGAGGTGCCGAAATGGATGCCGGATCGCTTGGCCACCGCGCCGAGCGTGATATCCGCCGCCGCCGTTGCCGGCCTCCCGCCGAGGGGCAGCGCGGCAAAGAGGGCGCCGGCGCGCAGAAGCTCGCGGCGAGATGGCTTCAACGGGTCACCCAGCGTTACTCCGGTTCCGGTCTTTTTAACCTTCTCAGCTATATCGATAACCGGCAAGTCGATGCGATGGCCCTTTCGGGCGGCGCTGGCACGCGGCCGCCGGGCCGAGACGTGGGAGTTTGAGGCAGCTCATGGCAATGCGAGAGCGCGATGGCCGCCGGCCGGATGCGCCGGCCGATCTGGTCCGGATCGGCGACGGCCGCGTCAACATCGGCACCGAGGCCGAGCTGATCGCCCGCATCCTCGCCGATGCGCGCGCCGGGCATGGCGGCACCGTCTTCACGCTCAATCTCGATCATCTCGTCAAGCTGCGCGACGATGCCGGCTTCCGCGCCGCCTATGACGCCGCGACCTATGTCAGCGCCGACGGCGCGCCGGTGGTGAAGATCGCGCGCCGGCAGGGGGCATCGGTCGATCGGGTGACGGGAGCCGATCTCGTCCTGCCGCTCTGCCGGGCCGCCGCCGACGCCGGCATATCCGTGCATCTCTTCGGCACCTCGGACGCCATTCGCGCCGAAGCGGCCGCGAAGCTCGTCGCCGACATTCCCGGTCTCGTCATCGCCGGTTCGGAATCGCCGCCGCGCGGCTTCGATCCCGAGGGCGAGGCAGCGAAAGCAGCGGCCGCGCGGATCGAGGCATCCGGCGCCGGCATCTGCTTCGTCGCGCTCGGCGCGCCGAAGCAGGAGCTCTTCGCCCATGCCGCCACCAGGCATCCGGCCGGCGTCATCTATGTCTGCATCGGCGCGGCGCTCGATTTCATTTCCGGCCACAGCAAGCGCGCGCCGATCCTGTTCCAGCGCACGGGCACCGAATGGGTCTGGCGCTTTCTCCAGGAACCGCGCCGGCTCGGCATGCGCTATGCGCGTTCGATGGCCTACTATATCGGCTACCTGATAAAAGGACCCGACAGGCGCTCGAACGGGCGCGGCTGAGGGAGCTGGGGGAAGGGAATGGTTCATCGGCTGACCATGCTGCATCCGATCGATCCGCGCGGCTTCAAGGTCGGCGGCATCGAAACGCATGTGCGGCTGATGTTCGAGCGCCATCCGCCCGACTTCTCCGTCCTGCTGGTCGGCGTCGACGAGCGCGGCGACCTGGAGCTCGGCAAGGTGGTGAAGCTGCCGGTCGGCGACCATACGATCGACTTCCTGCCCGTCGTGCACATTCCCGATCAGGAGATCCACGGCGCCGCCAAGAAGCTATGGCAGTCGGTGACGTTGCGTTTCGCGCTCGGCGCGCTGCGCTATCTGCCGACGATCCGGAAACTCGGCGCCGCGCCGCAGGCGACGACGGAATTGCAGCGCTTCGAATTCGCGCCGATCGGGCGGATGCTCGGCAGGCCTGTCGTGCAGCTCGTGCATGGCGAGGGCAGCCGCAAGGATCAGATGGATTCGCTGATCAAGCGCTTCTGGTACATCAACGCCGTCAACGAGCGCATCGCGCTCCGGCTCGCCAGCCGCATCGTCTGCGTCAACCAGAACATCATCGAGCGCTTCAAGAAGGTGATGCCGCAATTCGTGGCGAAGTCGGAGCTTCTGACCGTCTCGGTCGACATGGACCGCTTTGCCTTGGCACCGTTTCCGGACGACGACGTCTTCCGAATCGTCTTCGCCGGCCGCCTCGATACCTTCAAGGACCCGCCCTTGATGTTCGAGACGATGCGCCGCCTGCATCAGGCGCGCGGGGGGCGGTTCGAGTTCCACTATATCGGCACCAGCGATCCCCACCGCTTCGCGGAGTTCGCCGCCATCGAGCCGTTCACGATCCGGCACGGCTTCCAGAACTCCGACGGCGTGGCGGCGATCATGCGGCAGTGCCATGCCGGCGTGCTGACCTCGTTCTTCGAGGGCATGCCGTGCTATCTGCTGGAGCTGCTCTCGACCGGCCGTCCCGTCGGCGCGATCCGCCTGCCACAGTTCGATCCGCTCGTTGTCGCCGGCGAGAGCGGCTTCCTGGTCGAGCGCCCCGCCGATCCCGAGGCGTCGGCCGAGCAGATGACGGCGGGCTTCTTGCAGCTCTTCGACGACATCCGATTCGGCCGGCTCGACCCGGCAGCGATCCGCGCCAAGGCGGTTCCCTATTCGACCAAGGTGCAGATGCCGAAATTGTTCGAGCGCCACCGCGAACTCGCTAGAGCCTGATCAGCCCTTTTTGACGATCTCGTCGAGCAGCCTCGCCCACGCGGCGAAGCCGGCTTCGCTGGAAAAAGCTTGAGCGCGCTCGATGCGCGGCGCTGGATCGCCGGGGTCCGCCAGCGCCGCGTCGATGCCCTGAGCCATCGCCGGCGCATCGCCGATCGGCACCAGCGTGCCGAAACGGCCGCCGTCGAGGATCTCGCGCGGCCCGGCGCAGCGCGTCGCGACGACCGGCAGGCCGGCCGCCAGCGCCTCGACCGCCACCATGCCGAACGCCTCGGTGCGCGACGGGATCGCGCAGAGCCGGGCGCGGGCATAGAGCGGGGCGGGATCGGTGAAGCCGGCGAGATGAACACGGCCGGCGAGGCCGAGCGCGCCGATCTCCGCTTCGAGCTTTTCACGCTCCGGTCCTTCGCCGGCAATCGTCAGCGTCGCGTCGCGGTTCGACACCAGGGCGAAGGCGGCGATCAGGTCGCCAAAACCCTTTTCGGGCGACAGCCGGCCGACGGCGACGATCTCCGGCGGCCGCGCCGCGAGCGTGGCGGCGTCGACAACGGCCGGGGCGAGCGGCACGGGGTTGTAGATCCGCACCGTCTTGTCGGCTTCCGCGCCCCAGCGCTCGATCATCACCGCCTTCAGCGTGTCGGAGACGCAGACGATCCGGCTGCAGGATTTGGTCAGGATCGGCATGCCGTAATAGGCGGCGGCGCTCAATTTGCCGGTGCGGTATTCCTCGAAGCCGTGGAACGACACCACCAGCGGCACGGAGGAGCGCGCCCAGAGCTTTGCCAGCGCCAGCTTGGTGGCGTTGCCGGAAAGGGCGGAGAGTGCGACATCGGGCCGGAAGCGGCGGAGCAACGCGGCCAGCGCTGCGATCTGCGCGCGGTTGCCGGCGGGGAGCACCTCGACGCGGACGGCCGGATCGAGCGGGACGGACGGATCGCCGGCGCCGTCGACGGCGAGGATGACGTCGTTGCCGTCCGACGCGAAATGCGAGGCGAGCAGCGCCCAGACGCGTTCGGCCCCGCCGCCGCCGGCGAGCGATCGCGTGTAAAAGAGATACTTACGCTTTGCCATTTAGCCTGTCCGTCCCGTCGCCCGGAATCGTTCGCCTCCGAGGCGTAAAGCCTGATGCGCGCCGCGCCAAGGAGAGAGATGCCATGCGGATCGATATCCGGCTCGACCCGACGGACCTGCGCGGCTGGCAGCGCGAGATCGTCGCCCGGCTGTCGACGCTTCCGGGCTGCGCGGTTCGGGTCGAGCAGGGGCGGGCGGCCGCGCCGCTGCCGAAGGGCGCCGCGACCTTGTTCCTGCTGGAACGCACGCTCTACGGCGCCGCGCATGACGCGCTGGAAGGCGGAATCGCCTGGTCGGATCTCGGCGTGCCGGATGCCGATGATACGGTGCCCGATCTTTTGATCGACCTCTGTGGCGACGGCTCCAGCACCGCGCCCGTGCTGACGCTTCGCTGCGATGGTGGCTCGGTCGAGGCCGGGGCGCTCGCCGCCGTGCTTGATGAGCGCGCGCCGGTGTTCGAGACGATTCTGGTGACCGAAGCGGGAGAGAGAATCCTGTCGGCGTGGCGGCCGGCGGCAGAAAGCCCGCGCAGCGCCACCGCCGCGCTCGGCATGCTGCTCGGCCGCGCCGCGCATATGGTCGTGCATCAGGCGGCGCGTCTGGCCGAGGGCATCCCACCCGGCAGCCTCGCACCCGCGCAACCGCCCGCCGCGCCGCGCCGGTCGGCGGCGGGTTTCTTCGCCGCCATGCTCGCCGCCCGCGTTAAGGGTAAGATCGAGCGCCAGCTCGGCCGCGCGCCGAACTGGTACGTCGCCTGGCGCGAAAGGCCGGATTTGTCCGACGCGCTGCCGGTGATCGGTCCCAGCGGTTTCCACCGCCTCGCCGACGACGGCGCGCGCTTCTATGCTGATCCCTTCCTGTGGGAGCAGGACGGCCGGCGCTTCCTCTTCGTCGAGGAGTTTCCCTATGCGACCGGCAAGGGCGTCATCTCGGTGGCCGAGATCGATGCGGCCGGCAAGTTCGAGACGCCGCGCGTCGTGCTGGAGACGGACTGCCATCTCTCCTATCCGTTCCTGTTCGAGCATGACGGCGCGATCTGGATGATCCCCGAGACCTCGTCCCGCCGCACGGTCGAGCTCTACCGCGCCGATCCGTTCCCGGAGCAATGGACGCTGCATTCCGTGCTGCTGGAAAATGTCGATCTCGGCGACGCGACCTTGCTGAAGATCGGCGACAGTTGGTGGATGTTCGCTGCCTCGCGCGAGCGCTGGACGTCGAGCTGGGACGCGCTGTCGCTCTACCACGCCCCGTCGCCCTTCGGGCCTTGGCAGCCGCATCCCGGCAATCCGGTGTTGGTCGATCTCCACGCCGCGCGGCCCGCCGGCCGCATCCTCGACATCGGCGGCCGGTTGGTGCGGCCGGTGCAGAACTGCGACGGGCTCTATGGCGCGGCGCTCGGTTTCGCCGAGATCCGGTCGCTGACGCCGGAGGGCTATGCGCAGACGCTCTCCGCCACGGCGCTGCCGTGGGGCGACAATCTCGGCCTGCACACCTTCAACCGCAGCCCCTCGCTGGAAGTGATCGACCTTTTTGGCCCGCGCGGCTGAGAGCCTTCTAGCAAGACCTCACACACGAAGACCCTCACCCAACCCTCTCCCGCCAGCGGGAGAGGGTTGGGTGAGGGCAGTCTTGACTCCATCTCGACAAATATGAAAAAGATTTTTGCATAAGAAAAGCGGAGATCGGAACATGGCAGTGGCGACCCTGGTGGAAACGGACCTGATCGAGCGCGGCGGCAGGCGGATCGACTGGATCCGGTCGCGGATGCGGCTGCTGGCCGGCGTCCGCGCCGATTTCGAGCGGGAGAAGCCTTTCGCCGGCCTCACCATCGGCGTGTCGCTGCATCTGGAGCCGAAGACGGCGGTGCTGCTCGAAGTCTTGAAGGCCGGCGGCGCTGACATCGTCGGCACCGGCAATCACGGCTCGACGCAGGACGACATCGTCGCCGTGCTGAAGGCGCAGGGCATGAACCTGTTCGGCAAGCGCGACGACGATCTGCAGCAGCATCTGAAGAATGTCCGGAACGTCGTCGCGGCGAAGCCCGACATCCTGCTCGACAACGGCGCCGACCTCGCCGCGCTGGCGATCGAGGCGGGCACGGAAGGCTCGATCCGGGGCGGCACGGAGGAGACCACCTCGGGCGGCGACCGGCTGCGCGGCGAACTCGCCGGCAAGGTGCCGTTCCCGGTCATCGTCATCAACGACAGCCCGCTGAAGCAGATCGCCGAGAACCGCCACGCGGTCGGCCAGTCGATCGTCGAGAGCTTCATGCGGATCACCAATCTGATGATCCCCGGCCGACGCTTCGTCGTCGTCGGCTATGGCTGGTGCGGCCGCGGCATCGCGCAATATCTGGATGCGCTGGGCGGCCGCGTCGCCGTCGTCGAGACGGATCCGATCAAGGCGCTGGAGGCGGCGCTCGACGGCTATCGCGGCGGCACGATCGACCAGCTGGCCCCCTGGGGCGAGGTGTTCATCACGGCGACCGGACGCGCGGGCGTGATCGGCGAGGCGGCGATCGCTAAAATGCACTCCGGCGCGATCCTCGCCAATTCCGGCCATTTCCCGTGGGAGATCGACGTCGCGGCGCTGCGCCGGCAGGCGCGCGTCACCGAGCTCGTCGACGATTCGCTGGAGCGGATCGAGCTTGCCGACGGCCGCCACGTCGTGCTCGTCGCGGACGGGCGCATGTTCAACCTCGCCGGCCGCGAACCGAAGGGCAATTCGATCGAGTCCATGGATA
Coding sequences within:
- a CDS encoding adenosylhomocysteinase, which produces MAVATLVETDLIERGGRRIDWIRSRMRLLAGVRADFEREKPFAGLTIGVSLHLEPKTAVLLEVLKAGGADIVGTGNHGSTQDDIVAVLKAQGMNLFGKRDDDLQQHLKNVRNVVAAKPDILLDNGADLAALAIEAGTEGSIRGGTEETTSGGDRLRGELAGKVPFPVIVINDSPLKQIAENRHAVGQSIVESFMRITNLMIPGRRFVVVGYGWCGRGIAQYLDALGGRVAVVETDPIKALEAALDGYRGGTIDQLAPWGEVFITATGRAGVIGEAAIAKMHSGAILANSGHFPWEIDVAALRRQARVTELVDDSLERIELADGRHVVLVADGRMFNLAGREPKGNSIESMDIGFMLQALSLARVAGAGRTSLVAGAQPVPADINETIARRMVAEMGVDL